A window of Zingiber officinale cultivar Zhangliang chromosome 5A, Zo_v1.1, whole genome shotgun sequence contains these coding sequences:
- the LOC121979558 gene encoding uncharacterized protein LOC121979558: protein MDPDTGKVNAPEEVWAEFYMKNKREYKSIRKEGCDHFHILCEVFGGTTIIGDMHRASTQLPPTSDEERELEEAFINRGVNSYVEVIDDENEDVGGEPNNWRQRVAESSNSRRRKDPKHSRIEKYEAYMDKWSNTMEQLSGESISRQKILGVEGC, encoded by the exons ATGGATCCAGACACTGGTAAAGTGAATGCTCCAGAGGAAGTGTGGGCAGAATTTTATATG aaaaataaaagggagtacAAGTCAATACGAAAGGAAGGTTGTGATCATTTTCACATTCTTTGTGAAGTTTTTGGTGGGACAACAATAATAGGTGATATGCATAGGGCTTCTACTCAATTACCTCCCACATCTGATGAAGAGAGAGAGCTTGAAGAAGCATTCATTAATAGAGGTGTTAACTCATATGTTGAAGTCATTGATGATGAGAATGAGGATGTCGGAGGGGAACCTAATAATTGGCGGCAGCGTGTTGCAGAATCATCCAATAGTCGTCGACGTAAAGATCCTAAACATTCAAGAATTGAAAAGTATGAGGCTTATATGGACAAGTGGAGTAATACCATGGAACAGCTGAGTGGAGAATCTATTTCTAGACAAAAAATACTTGGAGTTGAGGGCTGCTAA